A genomic stretch from Tribolium castaneum strain GA2 chromosome 6, icTriCast1.1, whole genome shotgun sequence includes:
- the LOC661518 gene encoding uncharacterized protein DDB_G0290685: MFSLLFLLILSVDSRVLPKINDALNRIVKREASCPPEAYSCPQPLKYEDTQIFLCNNDCPEGYTCCSDSCFQHKICKPTEKSKPNSTSVQYRCTNPVDYETSKNLLCNDDRECPSGYACCEDSCFEHKLCQETCEADLIYIDEKNDDKNEQDKDKNNKDNTDKTEGSGNDNEERNEEDTENNDKESSGNNNNKEHQDDAGDKEGSGYNDNEDKDNEEEHVDSEDKGGNNENTGGNDDNDINDQDENHEDNKNNSSDKDNDNEGSGNDDNEENDKESSGNNDDDENNEKEGSDNNDNDDLSKNDTDNKENSGDKDSDNEGSGNDDNEENDKESSDNNDDNENNNEEGSGKDDNDDQSKNDADNKENSGDKDSDDESSGNDNKDNDKESSGNIDDEDENNKEGSGNNDNDHLNNKENDGEERSGNNNDNDKESSGNNDNELYFETDDKRKDEENNEVNENNRNDNDSKKGDKEKSDYQDYDKESSGNNKDDEDNNKEEGSGNDQNKDDEGNKETDGKESSGNNDDDDKNNEEEGSGNDDDKENSGNNNIDQDSEELYFDNKNKDENTKDNRNKKEINSYEKDELQNKNIIDKDKDERNSSNDNDGGNEETDRRNKDKKQKNIYEDEDYVYEDGNNDNVGNSPALQIFNESVPLQKEIYYFA, encoded by the exons ATGTTTTCGCTTCTTTTCCTTCTTATCCTGTCTGTGGACTCTCgagttttgccaaaaattaatgatgcATTAAACAGAA TTGTGAAACGTGAGGCTTCTTGCCCCCCTGAAGCATACTCATGTCCCCAGCCATTGAAATACGAAGATACTCAAATTTTCTTGTGTAATAATGACTGTCCTGAAGGATACACCTGCTGTAGTGATTCATGTTTCCAGCACAAAATATGTAAACCAACAG aaaaatctaAACCTAATTCTACAAGTGTACAGTACCGGTGTACCAACCCTGTTGATTATGAAACAAGTAAAAATCTGTTGTGTAATGATGACAGGGAATGTCCTTCAGGTTACGCTTGTTGCGAAGATAGTTGTTTTGAGCATAAACTGTGCCAAGAGACATGTGAAGCCGATCTGATCTATATTGACGAAAAAAACGACGATAAAAATGAgcaagataaagataaaaataacaaagataACACTGACAAAACTGAAGGCAGTGGAAATGATAATGAGGAGAGAAATGAAGAAGACACAGAAAATAACGATAAAGAGAGCAGCggcaataacaataacaaagaACATCAAGATGACGCGGGTGATAAAGAAGGTAGCGGTTACAACGACaatgaagataaagataacGAGGAAGAACATGTCGATTCTGAAGATAAAGGTGGAAACAATGAAAATACCGGAGGCAATGATGATAACGATATTAATGACCAAGATGAAAATCACgaagataataaaaacaacagcAGTGATAAAGATAACGATAATGAGGGTAGCGGTAATGACGATAATGAAGAAAACGATAAAGAAAGCAGCGGTAATAACGATGAtgatgaaaataatgaaaaagagGGTAGTGATAATAACGATAATGATGACCTGAGTAAAAACGACACAGACAATAAAGAGAATAGCGGTGATAAAGATAGCGATAATGAGGGTAGCGGTAATGACGATAATGAAGAAAACGATAAAGAAAGCAGCGATAATAACGatgataatgaaaataataatgaagaaGGTAGCGGTAAAGACGATAATGATGACCAGAGTAAAAACGACGCAGACAATAAAGAGAATAGCGGTGATAAAGATAGCGATGATGAGAGTAGCGGTAATGACAATAAAGATAATGATAAAGAGAGCAGCGGTAACATCGATGATGAAGatgaaaacaataaagaagGTAGTGGAAATAACGATAATGATCAcctaaataataaagaaaatgacGGTGAAGAACGCAGTGGTAATAACAACGATAATGATAAAGAGAGTAGCGGTAATAACGATAATGAATTGTATTTCGAAACTGACGACAAAAGAAAAGATGAAGAAAATAACGAAGTCAATGAAAACAACCGTAATGACAATGATAGTAAAAAAGGGGATAAAGAAAAAAGCGATTACCAAGATTACGATAAAGAGAGCAGCGGTAATAACAAAGATGATgaagataataataaagaagAGGGCAGCGGTAATGATCAAAATAAAGATGACGAAGGCAACAAAGAAACTGATGGTAAAGAAAGTAGCGGTAATAACGACGATGATGACAAAAATAATGAGGAAGAGGGCAGTGGTAATGACGATGATAAAGAAAATAGTGGTAATAACAATATTGATCAAGACAGTGAAGAATTATATTtcgacaacaaaaataaagatgaAAATACGAAAGATAACAGAAACAAAAAAGAGATCAACAGTTATGAGAAAGATGaacttcaaaataaaaatattatagaCAAGGATAAGGATGAGAGGAACAGTAGTAATGATAATGACGGCGGAAATGAAGAAACCGATAGAAgaaataaagacaaaaaacaaaaaaatatttacgaagaTGAAGATTATGTTTATGAAGATGGGAATAACGACAACGTTGGAAATTCTCCGGCGcttcaaatttttaacgaaTCTGTACCTCTACAAaaggaaatttattattttgcttaa